In Scleropages formosus chromosome 6, fSclFor1.1, whole genome shotgun sequence, the genomic stretch AAAATAGATCTGCAAAGCTCATGTTTTCGGGAGAAAGGGAGATGCAGATTTTCATTATGTTCAAGCCTAACCGTGACTCTCGGCATTTACTTCTATGCGTGTACAAAaactgtatgtatgcatgtttaCTCTTAAATACTGGGACTTGCTTCTCCATCCTCCACTCGTACCAGCAGGTCCCGTTTAGTCCCGACCAGGAAAACAAAGCAGGAACCAGGATCGTTCTCCTTCATCGCCTCCTCCAGCCACTGCCTGGGAAAGGACACCACACTTGCAGTGCTGGCAATGACCTTTTTAAAATCCCTGCCCTAAAAACTGTAGGTATGAACATCGGTGACTCTATTTAACATCTAATGAACAGTCTGTATAGtaagggagtgtggtggtgcagtagatttgaccgggttctgctctccagtggggctggggttcgaggcccacttggggtgccttgctatagactggcatcccgtcctgagtgtgtccccttcagccttccgccctgtgctgctgggttaggctctggctccccgcaaccccgtatgggacaagcagtttcagactgtgtgtgtgtgagaacagtcTGTACATTAACTGTGCCGCGTACTGCATTTTCACTTGCTACAAAATTTACGAATATTGGTAGTCGAGTGATAAAAGCAGCTTCACAATCATCCTTTTGCCGTGTATTTAAAGTACTTTTCGTCCACTCACCGCGTGTGATCCAGGGTCTTGATGTCTGCCAGGTCAAACACTGTGATAATCactgagaaaaacatttacaaagctGAACGTTGCACTGAAAGGCTGCAGGTCTCAATTTCTTGGGAGAGCTACATTTCGGCCTTTAAGGGTTTCACTGgatttgcttctgtaaaaatccAGCTACAAAGGAACTATGTGACGCTTTTAATACATGGATCCgcgaaacaaataaaaaatgtatcatGATAGGTTGCTTCAAGGAATTATTGGCAGAGGGATTAAGCTGACTTTTACCCTGGGCTCCCCGGTAGTATGCTGAAGCAATGCACTTGAACTTCTCCTGTCCAGCTGTGtcccagctgcagaaaaaacaaacacagcagagcTCCGATAATCACTCCAGGTCTTACAGGTCACCAGTCTCAAGGAAAGTGGACGCTACAGAACCAGTAGATTCCCATAGAGGCGTACTCACATCTGCAGGGAATAGGGAACGCCTGACAACTCAAATTTCTCGATCTCAAAGTCCACCCCAATGGTGGCTTTGTAGTCCCTGTCAAACATGTTCTTGCAGAACCTGCAAAGGACATAATAAGCTATGAAACACCAAAAAATAAGAGTTTCGGGAGCTTATGAACAGCAAagttataaaatctaaattagGTAAGATGTTAAATGTGCCTATAAAGGCTGATATACATTGTACCTGTTGATCAGACATGTCTTGCCCACATAAAGGTCTCCAAGCATCACCACTTTGGACATCATCCTTCATGGATAGAAGCAGAACACTCTGAGTTCATATTACTTCTAAGATTGTTATTTAACTTTATAAATAGCAAACGTTTTCCTTATTACAGAAatcatcatttgtttttcttaaacatGTGCCTTGTATTTCTACCTtgatatatgaaaaataaaatgtgtacgGTTAAATCTATGCATACATCTCtggttaaaatacatttaaagtgaAATTCAAGCTAGTAGCTTTTCCAAGAAGATATAGTTCCAGTTCCCAGTTTGGTCTTGGAACCAGTGACTCATGCATGGAAACTTCCTGGTGTGTTCGCTGTGGACTCACCCCATGCTCCTGGATGCCCGGTCCTGACAGACACTCTTTACCTGTGCATGCCAGCAGTCCTTCATCTGCAAACAGGCCTCAGGAGTGTACCACTGCAGCACAGAATCACATTATTGCACAGTCACACAGTCACTCAACACTGACAGTGTTATGTATTAAAGTATAATGAAGAACAATGCAGTGTTCCGGCACAATTGTACACTGTTACAACTTCACACGCCGTCATAAAGGGGAACACATAGTTATAAAGTATGCGGTACAGTCGATAATTTTTAAGATGGACCACCGTGTGGCGCTGCTGAGTTCTTACCAATGACTTGCAGTCACAGCAGCGTCAGACATAGCTTATAGCTTAAGTCATTACTTATTGACTGCACCATccctcttttctccaaggcaacgtaCTGCTCAGTAAACAGAGGCGCTGTTCACCAGTAGAGGGAGAGATGGAGATGCAAAGAAGAGATTCTCTAACTACTCAGCACTTCAATAATATTGTTTTCAGTGAGCATGCATTGCATAGATATCTGCATATAGTATTGATAGGGAGTCAATTTTTTTCAACAGATAATGTAGTGAAAGTCCATGGAGCATGATGGAGATTGGGAGAGACCCTTCCTTTTTTGAGACCCTCTGTTTTGAGAGGCTTCTTGAATATTGACAGGGTTTCaggagttctgagtgagagatgGAGATCATTCTataccacattggagccagaaccaaaaacctctgGACTTTTGATTTCAGACCTCTTGCGCATgcgaccaccaagtgggcagaggttgAGGAGCTTAAGAGTTTGGATGGGCAAGTAATCTAGTCCTGCGGGTACTGGGGAGAAGATCCATTGACCATTGTGTAGGTTGCAACAAGAATCTTGAACTTGGTGCAGGCAGCAAAAGAAAGCCcatggagaggaggggaaacgTATGGGAATTCTGTGGCAGGTCAAACGCGACTTAAGCAGCAacattctggatcagctggagaaGTTTGATGGCAAAGGCTAGAAAACCAGACAGGAGGGAAATAGGGACAGTGGGTAATCTGGGTTGGGGATGGACCATGGCTTGGACCAAAAGCTGTGTAGCAAGATAAGAGAGGATGCTGCAGATGTGACACAAAATTCATCTGCAGAACCAGGTTATGCCTTCAATcagttgagagaagcagagacgTGAGTATTCTTACATCCAGGCTCAGATAAAGCTGACAAAACAAGCACGTTATCCACTTCGACACACGACAGGTGGGACACACCTGCtcggaggtgaaggatctcagtcTTGGAGAGGCtcagttgtaggtggtgatcagtcatccaagcagagatgtccaagaggCAAGCTGTGATGTGAGGGGTATGAAGAGGGAAAACTTGGGTaccatcagcatagcagtggtaagAAAACCTATGAGAAGCAATGACACAGCCAAAGAAGAAGTGTAGACAGAGAAAAGTAAGGGGCCCAGAACCAAGCAAtctggaacaccagttgagagactGAGGAGAGGACAGGGTGCCACACCAAACCACCTGGTAATATTTACTTAGGCAAGACCCAAGCCATTTCAATGCTGTTACTTTGATTCCAAGATGTTAAAGAGGGTGTCAATGAAtcgggcaggagactgaggtatgTTTGTGGACCCAATTGGGGGATCTTTAGTGTCGATCCAGAAGGAAGCAGGCAAGAGTCGTGGTctgggacaggcaagggtcggTCGATGCACAAACGCTGATCTCGGGGTGAACCTGGAGTCGTGGTCAAGGAAGCGATGCTTGAGTCGGGAGCCGTGGACGTTGGGAGCGGGGAACGAGGGATGGAGGAAGACGAGGGACTGGGAAAGATGGATAGGTAGTCGATGGTTCACTCGTGAGCGCAAGAGATACGGGTTTCTCAGATGAGATTCTGCAATGAGGGGTTGCAAGTGCGGCTTCTtcataccctgctgctctgatttcaagCAGGTGCAGGTGTTTGGAGCGAGGTCATAGGTACGACAGAGGGAAAAGCTGGATCTGGTGGTTGATGGCGTCAAATGTTTTAAAGAGGTCAGGTAGAATGAGGACCGAGTAGAAGGAAGGCGCTCTAGCTGAATAACGTTAATATCAGCACAGACCTAATATTAGCACCAGCCGTTTACTGTGATGTTGTTACCTGGATGCACCACAAAAGGAGAATGACGTTGTTTCATGGTTGGAAAGGCAAGTGTCTCCCTGGCTGAGTCATCAACTCTTACAAGCTCATAACATCATGGCAACCAGATCAAACTAATAGGGCTGTGCTTTCCATTATCACTGCTTTTGTAATGTATTCAAAGCATTCAGTCCCATCAGCTGAGATCGAGATCGATTTATTATAGCCTTCTAGTCGAGTTTTACTAAAGCTTGTCCTTGAAAAGTATCTAAAAATATTTAGGGTCCTTTAAAAATCAAGGTGCAACATAAATTCCATGGATGGACatctattaaaatgaaatactttCGCTTATTTTTGGTGCAGCTGTTAATATTGTTATcgctattatttttatttgtaagcaATTATACTCTGCTTTGCGTTGTAGCCGCATCGCCGCTTCACATCTAAAAAGACGTCCCACCAAATACGAACACATAACACACTCAAGTACCACAACACTGGTGTTTTGTCCCACTGTGCGCCCAAGTCTGCATCCAAGTCCACAATCAAGTCCCAGTCATTGTGCTCCCCCATCATCACCGTGTTCGCGATTCTCACCATGTTCACCTAAAAGCACCGTTCACTAttgtaaataaactctgcacttgagtccttCACTTAACGGGTTTCCGAGTCCCTTGTTTACAATACTCATTGAACTCCCctacactggcttcctgtgTTATGGATACAAAAATTTATAATACTGAGATTGAgatataattttataatatataatttacaaATTATAACTCTGCCTGGCTTGTGACTTGGAATCAAGCAACGATGCGTCTCATTTCGGCGGAACTTATTTCCCAGAAAGGCCGCGGTGACAACACGGGCGTCTCAAGTCTTGCAGAGAAGCTGGAAAGATCCCAGGGACAAACTATCAATTTTAAATCTCCGGTCCGGTGAGACTGCCGTCATCCAGCCAGCTGTGAGGCTCCTTGTGCAGATCTGATCACATGATTCCAATTCCTATTTCACCCCTGCCCCTTAAAGTTAATAACACATTTAATGTACATGTCCAGAGGTGTTTCATTACCATATTTTGCTGAAGAAACGACTATGTTACTGATGAATGGCAAGGACAGCTacataaaaaagcaaataattacTGCATGTTATTAATGTATCCTTTCTGGGTAATACTGCCGACCCCCTTGTTAATATCTAACCCATATTTAGCAAAAGCATAAGTGGAGCTGCGATGCGCATGAAAATCTGTTagtcaaaaacagaaaacggaGACTGAAGGGAACTTTAGCACAGTTAAATGTTAGAAATTCTTCTGCATATTTACTGGGTTATGAGTTAGTATTGGTAGGTACGTAAAAATGtctatctccaaaaaaaaattagtaggaaggtgatcaggaatcgtcgatattctgagttttgtgcagctacttgtatgatgaatattggttcatatgttggaaagaaactaactgcaattaaaaaatcacacgtctgcatccaagtgtctatttctcttaatgtaacaaacacattgtattttctacgaggtgttcgtcgctttggagaaaagcatctgctaaattaaaaaatgtaaatgtattcaaattCAAGGTAATGTAATTATCCTGGAGCTGCAGTGCTGCTTCTTTGTGTTTGGTTAACAGAGAAACACAACTAAAACACCCCCtttattaaaaagtttaatGTGTGGTAGCGGCTGAAAGTGAACATGCGTGAACATGTGTGAACATGAAATGAGTGTGACTTCAGGGCTTATGCCACACATGACATCAGAGAGACAGCGATGTACATGTATTAGACACAGAGGTAAGAGAAATTATTCTGGCCATGCATTACAGCGCAGCACCTCCCGAACATGGCCAGTCCATACTGTCGCACCAGCTCTCCCACAGAActggacccacacacacacacatcgctcCACCGCAGCGTGTGTGCAAGCTGGGACACAAAGATTTTCTGGGTACTGGAGGGGCCGCATGTTGTGTTTAGGGCTTTGAGGTCCCacgtttgattcccacctcctgttaAGGTATCCTTGAGCAGCATATTTACTGCAAATTGTtcattataaatgggtaaatcagtgtaagttgctttggagaaaagtgtcagctacatgtaCTCCATTATTGCATTTCTAATAGTGTTGTGTGTTGTCTTGTGTTTAGACTGATCATTTGGAAAAGCACTGTacatcatctcacacacacacacacacacacacacacacacacacacacacacacattttctgaaccgctcgtcccatacggggtcgcggggaaccggagcctacccggcaacacagggcgtaaggccggaggaggaggggacacacccaggacgggacgccagtccgtcgcaaggcaccccaagcgggactcgaaccccagacccactggagagcaggacccggtccaacccactgcgccaccgcgcccccctcctaACTCATAAACATTATGTCCAAAAGAGCATGAAACACCAAAAGGAGCGTtatttgttctgcttttcattcacacacattcaagGGATGTGTATGATTCGTACATAAAATTAACACTTATCTACAGGTGTCCTCCTACCTTGGGGAACTTGGTGACCACCCGGTCCCTGCTCACCGGCGCGGGGGGGTACAGCCGCCCGTTCTGCGCGTGCTGCATGCtgcccctgggggggggggcgaaacCACAGGGGACTCGGGATCATGAGATGAACCGCGCGAACGGTTGAGCAGTAGAGCTCAATGGAGAGGGCTGGGGGACACGCCCCCCCCACCGTTTTAGAAACAAGTCTAAGACTCAGCTTGACTGTTTTTGGAACCACAAAACAGGAATCAGTTTTACACAGGACCACACAAACATCCATCGGTACAGTTGTGAAGCTCGAACAAAATCAATTTTGAAAATGACCAGTGATTTTCGGTGTATCGGAAATGAAACAGTTAAATCCATGATGATTAGCTGTACATCGGTACTGTAACATACCGGACGGAGGACCGaaatattagcaataataaCCAGAGAAGCTATACTGATGGTCAAGTTAGGTTTGCTTGCACACGGTGGGGGGGGCACGTACCCCGGCTCCGATACTGCCTAGCGGACAAAAATTACCGCAGCAAACCAGGTCCAGGGTAAGGCCACACTGTCTCCGTCCCGTGTAAAAACACGGTAACTAAAGAGAGCAGTCGAACCAACCTGCACACGGACGGTACTCACGGCTTGGCTTCGTCTGTGAGCGGCGTCTTGCTGTACGGGGGCCCGCGGCAACAGATCCTTTATCACGGTATCCAGGCTGGCTCGCAGTTAGTGCATCATCTCGGGTCGGGATCTCCATGACAACCAGCACGCGCGCCCGACGCCCCACGTGACACGGCCGAGCTCGGGAGCGCGAGCGCAGCGCTGCGGCTGCAGGCGCCAGGGcggctttttttctttttttccttctttctatCTATAATGTACGGGACGGATATAGTTCATTTCCCAGCCGTTAGATTCTACAACACGCGATAGAATCTATAATGTGACGCCGTAAAGCGGACACTTATAAACGAGTGCGCGCTCTCGACTTGAAAAACCCCTTTTTTTACCACACACAGTCTGTGCTATAGATTATATAGCATCACACAAAACCTCCTCAAAGCAAAGCGGTAGCGAGTACTGTGGTGTTTGTTGGCTCGCACCCTGGTGAGCTGAAGGTCTtgagttcgaatcccactcctgcacGTTCCTTCGAGCTACATGCTTTCCCCCGTTCGATAGAGTAAAGAAATACctttgctgtttaaatgggtgacGTCACTGTTGCGTTGTATCGAACAATTAACATCAGAGCAGCTCAATGTGATCTTCATGTATTTAATACAGAGAAAAGTTaccaaaatatgcaaaacacagATCTGCAAAACCcatgctttttggaaaaaaaagatgcacatTTGCATTATGCCCTTTCTAACTGTGACTCAGCATTTAATTCTATGTATGTACAAATCTCTATGTATGCATGTTTACTGGGACTTTGCTTCTCCATCCTTCCCCCTCTACacatcaaaatgtgtttttaggaTAATAAGGGCAGCTTTGCTTCCATCCGCTGGGAGGCAGACACCTGACAATTATTCCAGGCCCGACTGGgtttttatttactgcatttatggAGCAGGGTACACTGCCACATGCAAATCTCAGCCCGTGTTTAGATGGAGATGGGTGCTCACctcaggggggtgcagtgggttggaccaggtcctgctctctgggggatctggggttcaagtcctgcttggggtgctgtgcaacagactggtgtcctgtcctgggtgtgtcccctccccctccagcctttatgtcctgtgttgccaggttaggctctggctccctgctaCCCTgaatggaacaagcagttctgtATGTGTGCTCACCTCTCAAACTGTTGCAGCCAAGATCAGTTTGTGACTCTCAAGAGTGCAGTGGCTAAGGTGGTGGAGATGTACTGCATAAGGCCAAAGAAgccagactctctctctctctcgctctctctctcacacgcacacacgcacacaccatctgaaccacttgtcccatacagggtcacagggaaccggagcctacccggcaactcagggcataaggccagagggggaggggacacacccaggacaggacaccagtccatcgcaaggcaccccaagcgggatctgaaccccagacctaccagagggcaggacccagtccaacccactgtgccaccgcattcCCTTGAAGCCAGActcatttaatggaaaaatatctTTGTCAAGGATTCAACAAGCCAGCAAATCATTCATGGACATGTTAGGAATCAGAAACCACCCATGTgtgcggcatggtggcacagcaagtagcgctgctgtgggTGGTGTGATAGGACATGGGCTTGATCCCTgataagtctgtgtggagtttgcatgtcctccctttGTTTGGGTGGgattcctttgggtgctctggtttcctcccacagtccaaagacatgctgctcaggttcacccatagtgtgtgagtgacagacagagtgtgtgtgttccactggtgtatggatgagtgacgtagtgtatctagcagtgtaagtcactgtggtgaataaggtgtgtgagctgataacactacatagagttcattggaagttgctttggaaaaaagtgtctgctaaataaatacatgtaaatcatgGCTGAAGCCAACAAAGGTCCCTTTTGTAATGATCACATTGTGCCATGCAATGTTTGTCATTACTCCATGTAATGGCAATTCCTTTCCACATAATTTTGCTCAAAGTgttctgtgtgtggggggtgcggtggtgcagtgggttggaccacagtcctgctctccggtgggtctggggttcgagtcccgcttggggtgccttgcgacggattggtgtcccgtcctgggtgtgtcctctccccttccggccttacgccctgtgttaccgggtaggctccagttccccatgaccccgtatgggacaagcggttctgaaagtgtgcg encodes the following:
- the rab36 gene encoding ras-related protein Rab-36; the encoded protein is MQHAQNGRLYPPAPVSRDRVVTKFPKWYTPEACLQMKDCWHAQVKSVCQDRASRSMGMMSKVVMLGDLYVGKTCLINRFCKNMFDRDYKATIGVDFEIEKFELSGVPYSLQIWDTAGQEKFKCIASAYYRGAQVIITVFDLADIKTLDHTRQWLEEAMKENDPGSCFVFLVGTKRDLLSSAECRKMERDAIKIANEMQAEFWSVSAKTGENVQDLFFRVAALAFEDAILKEVEGVTAPTVIGPGGLIKIDTESTEGPQAKSVKSLSCC